One Triticum dicoccoides isolate Atlit2015 ecotype Zavitan chromosome 5B, WEW_v2.0, whole genome shotgun sequence genomic window carries:
- the LOC119311551 gene encoding protein ACCUMULATION AND REPLICATION OF CHLOROPLASTS 3-like isoform X1 — MAASVRGGLVVPLPPPLASPRRLAPSPRRRRRRLPRVRAAAVEPVEVVGVGSRKDAVIDFCLGSRTLSSTPIRFWTVHVDNSEVQFIPRIRDTETAVGDLECPLSLHPCPSAVIIVASAGQEADQIAALELLSATKSADNLAASIFLKPFCFEGQRRQLEASDLIVKFQACSNFHIVIEADSLLETEVETLAEAMESANNAVLSTISMISIMMSGFNQMFWSSLDAQIKEVDPEEVGKLLKSYGEARVGFGAGYNVQSAIKQAVLHCPFLRGGIKDLNNVVFLSLTTSRVLAQSDMISILHIFRRVTGFTKDIIFSRNSEPDLEPKLIVVSLLTIRNTRDENVASVKEGFLLSMALHFPFISSLMGGDTQELRQARLNHSFSQLPDIGLSLADQGLPEHFSVSNDATVSNLRSDKIEYIKSERESDNNNGRIHPEFKGANLESDGETSIDVGREDPSSQQERNFWSNAPAFGIAQLWAKERTTTGRSNKRNELDYITLPVGVKSLEVQYDHSPNTQPETRNATNSTPLSTGHAVSGTSLSGVGLEKVMEICSSAAAFLKGRMDKSRKRGSAASRAASMLHAEREPEKTWSPIVEIQFGEGTYRGRCQEGVPEGKGRLTYSDGSIYDGLWKYGKRSGLGTLYYSNGDVFHGTWRDDLIHGKGWYYFHSGDRWFANFWKGKANGEGRFYAKDGSILFGHFQNGWRHGECLLIDGNGSRWLEVWDEGVLTGRTKLEE; from the exons ATGGCGGCTTCAGTGCGAGGCGGCCTGGTAGTCCCGCTCCCGCCTCCGCTCGCttccccgcgccgcctcgccccgtCCCCGCGGaggcgccgccgtcgcctccccaGGGTCCGCGCGGCTGCGGTGGAGCCCGTCGAGGTGGTGGGCGTCGGGAGCCGGAAGGACGCCGTCATCGACTTCTGCCTCGGCTCGCGCACCCTCTCCTCCACCCCGATCCGCTTCTG GACAGTACACGTGGataattctgaagtgcaattcataCCGAGAATTCGGGATACAG AGACAGCAGTTGGAGACTTGGAATGCCCCTTATCTCTTCATCCTTGCCCGTCGGCGGTTATTATT GTTGCAAGTGCCGGACAGGAGGCTGATCAAATTGCTGCACTGGAGCTTCTCAGTGCTACCAAATCTGCCGATAATCTGGCTGCATCAATATTTTTGAAGCCCTTTTGTTTCGAGGGACAAAGACGGCAATTGGAG GCATCTGATTTGATTGTTAAATTTCAAGCATGCTCGAATTTTCACATTG TTATTGAAGCTGATTCACTGCTTGAGACGGAAGTGGAAACTCTTGCTGAAGCTATGGAAAGTGCCAATAATGCTGTCCTCTCAACTATTAGTATGATATCCATCATGATGTCG GGATTTAATCAAATGTTCTGGAGCTCCCTTGATGCACAAATTAAGGAAGTTGATCCTGAGGAAGTAGGCAAA CTACTCAAAAGCTATGGGGAAGCTAGGGTTGGATTTGGTGCTGGTTATAATGTCCAATCAGCTATTAAACAGGCTGTTCTTCACTGTCCATTTCTTCGTGGTGGCATAAAG GACTTGAACAATGTTGTTTTTCTCTCGCTTACAACTTCCCGGGTATTGGCTCAGAGTGATATGATCTCCATTCTACACATCTTTCGTCGAGTTACTGGGTTCACTAAGGACATTATATTTTCTAGAAATTCTGAACCTGATCTAGAGCCAAAACTCATAGTAGTTTCTCTTCTAACAATTCG AAATACCCGTGATGAAAATGTTGCCTCAGTAAAGGAGGGGTTTCTTCTGAGCATGGCTTTGCATTTTCCTTttatatcatctcttatgggaggaGATACTCAGGAGCTTAGACAAGCTCGGTTAAATCACTCATTCAGCCAATTGCCTGACATTGGATTGAGCTTAGCGGATCAAGGATTGCCAGAACATTTCAGTGTTTCTAATGATGCTACTGTTTCTAATTTACGTTCTGACAAAATAGAATATATCAAATCTGAGAG GGAATCTGATAACAATAATGGGAGAATACATCCAGAGTTTAAAGGAGCTAATTTAGAGTCTGATGGAGAAACTAGTATAGATGTTGGCAGAG AGGATCCAAGTTCACAACAGGAGCGTAATTTCTGGAGTAATGCCCCTGCCTTTGGTATTGCACAATTGTGGGCTAAAGAGAGGACCACAACAGGTAGAAGCAATAAAAGGAATGAGCTCGATTATATCACTCTGCCTGTTGGTGTAAAATCTCTTGAGGTTCAGTATGATCATTCTCCAAATACACAGCCTGAAACCCGTAATGCTACCAATAGCACACCTCTATCTACTGGGCATGCTGTCTCTGGAACCTCACTTTCTGGTGTTGGTTTGGAGAAAGTGATGGAGATATGTAGTTCTGCAGCGGCATTTCTAAAGGGCAGAATGGATAAATCTCGAAAACGTGGCTCTGCTGCCAGCCGAGCTGCATCGATGCTC CACGCAGAAAGAGAACCCGAGAAAACATGGAGCCCAATAGTTGAAATACAGTTTGGAGAAGGGACTTACAGAGGGAGATGCCAAGAAGGTGTCCCTGAAGGAAAG GGACGCTTAACCTACAGTGATGGTAGCATCTATGATGGGCTCTGGAAGTATGGCAAGAGATCCGGTTTGGGAACGCTTTATTACAGCAATGGTGATGTGTTTCATGGAACTTGGAGGGACGATCTTATTCATGGAAAG GGTTGGTACTATTTTCACAGTGGTGATCGTTGGTTTGCGAATTTCTGGAAGGGGAAGGCTAATGGCGAGGGAAGATTCTATGCCAAGGATGGGAGTATACTCTTTGGCCATTTTCAAAATGGATGGCGTCATGGAGAGTGCCTGTTGATAGATGGGAACGGATCAAG GTGGCTTGAAGTTTGGGACGAGGGTGTACTTACCGGACGGACTAAATTGGAAGAATAG
- the LOC119311551 gene encoding protein ACCUMULATION AND REPLICATION OF CHLOROPLASTS 3-like isoform X2: MAASVRGGLVVPLPPPLASPRRLAPSPRRRRRRLPRVRAAAVEPVEVVGVGSRKDAVIDFCLGSRTLSSTPIRFWTVHVDNSEVQFIPRIRDTETAVGDLECPLSLHPCPSAVIIVASAGQEADQIAALELLSATKSADNLAASIFLKPFCFEGQRRQLEASDLIVKFQACSNFHIVIEADSLLETEVETLAEAMESANNAVLSTISMISIMMSGFNQMFWSSLDAQIKEVDPEEVGKLLKSYGEARVGFGAGYNVQSAIKQAVLHCPFLRGGIKDLNNVVFLSLTTSRVLAQSDMISILHIFRRVTGFTKDIIFSRNSEPDLEPKLIVVSLLTIRNTRDENVASVKEGFLLSMALHFPFISSLMGGDTQELRQARLNHSFSQLPDIGLSLADQGLPEHFSVSNDATVSNLRSDKIEYIKSERESDNNNGRIHPEFKGANLESDGETSIDVGREDPSSQQERNFWSNAPAFGIAQLWAKERTTTGRSNKRNELDYITLPVGVKSLEVQYDHSPNTQPETRNATNSTPLSTGHAVSGTSLSGVGLEKVMEICSSAAAFLKGRMDKSRKRGSAASRAASMLVHQIGCLVSPAQTGCTQNHPPNSLSSYSSSSCIAVVPSYFCQIRRLVLPTQIG, translated from the exons ATGGCGGCTTCAGTGCGAGGCGGCCTGGTAGTCCCGCTCCCGCCTCCGCTCGCttccccgcgccgcctcgccccgtCCCCGCGGaggcgccgccgtcgcctccccaGGGTCCGCGCGGCTGCGGTGGAGCCCGTCGAGGTGGTGGGCGTCGGGAGCCGGAAGGACGCCGTCATCGACTTCTGCCTCGGCTCGCGCACCCTCTCCTCCACCCCGATCCGCTTCTG GACAGTACACGTGGataattctgaagtgcaattcataCCGAGAATTCGGGATACAG AGACAGCAGTTGGAGACTTGGAATGCCCCTTATCTCTTCATCCTTGCCCGTCGGCGGTTATTATT GTTGCAAGTGCCGGACAGGAGGCTGATCAAATTGCTGCACTGGAGCTTCTCAGTGCTACCAAATCTGCCGATAATCTGGCTGCATCAATATTTTTGAAGCCCTTTTGTTTCGAGGGACAAAGACGGCAATTGGAG GCATCTGATTTGATTGTTAAATTTCAAGCATGCTCGAATTTTCACATTG TTATTGAAGCTGATTCACTGCTTGAGACGGAAGTGGAAACTCTTGCTGAAGCTATGGAAAGTGCCAATAATGCTGTCCTCTCAACTATTAGTATGATATCCATCATGATGTCG GGATTTAATCAAATGTTCTGGAGCTCCCTTGATGCACAAATTAAGGAAGTTGATCCTGAGGAAGTAGGCAAA CTACTCAAAAGCTATGGGGAAGCTAGGGTTGGATTTGGTGCTGGTTATAATGTCCAATCAGCTATTAAACAGGCTGTTCTTCACTGTCCATTTCTTCGTGGTGGCATAAAG GACTTGAACAATGTTGTTTTTCTCTCGCTTACAACTTCCCGGGTATTGGCTCAGAGTGATATGATCTCCATTCTACACATCTTTCGTCGAGTTACTGGGTTCACTAAGGACATTATATTTTCTAGAAATTCTGAACCTGATCTAGAGCCAAAACTCATAGTAGTTTCTCTTCTAACAATTCG AAATACCCGTGATGAAAATGTTGCCTCAGTAAAGGAGGGGTTTCTTCTGAGCATGGCTTTGCATTTTCCTTttatatcatctcttatgggaggaGATACTCAGGAGCTTAGACAAGCTCGGTTAAATCACTCATTCAGCCAATTGCCTGACATTGGATTGAGCTTAGCGGATCAAGGATTGCCAGAACATTTCAGTGTTTCTAATGATGCTACTGTTTCTAATTTACGTTCTGACAAAATAGAATATATCAAATCTGAGAG GGAATCTGATAACAATAATGGGAGAATACATCCAGAGTTTAAAGGAGCTAATTTAGAGTCTGATGGAGAAACTAGTATAGATGTTGGCAGAG AGGATCCAAGTTCACAACAGGAGCGTAATTTCTGGAGTAATGCCCCTGCCTTTGGTATTGCACAATTGTGGGCTAAAGAGAGGACCACAACAGGTAGAAGCAATAAAAGGAATGAGCTCGATTATATCACTCTGCCTGTTGGTGTAAAATCTCTTGAGGTTCAGTATGATCATTCTCCAAATACACAGCCTGAAACCCGTAATGCTACCAATAGCACACCTCTATCTACTGGGCATGCTGTCTCTGGAACCTCACTTTCTGGTGTTGGTTTGGAGAAAGTGATGGAGATATGTAGTTCTGCAGCGGCATTTCTAAAGGGCAGAATGGATAAATCTCGAAAACGTGGCTCTGCTGCCAGCCGAGCTGCATCGATGCTC GTTCATCAAATCGGATGTCTGGTTTCGCCTGCCCAAACTGGGTGCACTCAAAACCACCCTCCTAATTCCCTCTCCAGCTATTCATCATCATCATGTATTGCAGTTGTTCCTTCGTATTTTTGCCAAATCAGACGCCTGGTTTTGCCTACCCAAATTGGATAA
- the LOC119311552 gene encoding phytoene synthase 2, chloroplastic-like has product MLSTGRAVTSPARAAQHRFMGAPRTVVFLAGDHGKRAAASVAARAAGSSHPAVCLEAAAPWSMDCVAAPATVSHEESARQVVLKQAALAASTTPRKARLAGRDAGVLDAAFARCGAVCKEYAKTFYLATQLMTPERRRAIWAIYVWCRRTDELVDGPNAAHTSALALDRWESRLDGVFAGRPYDMLDAALADAVAAFPAVDERPFRDMVQGMRMDLAKSRYATFDELYLYCYRVAGTVGLMTVPVMGVSPGSQADVETVYAGALALGVANQLTNILRDVGEDARRGRIYLPQNELATAGISEADIFAGRVTDEWRSFMKGQIARARAYFQQAEQGAAELNQESRWPVWASLLLYRQILDEIEANGYDNFSKRAYVPKAKKLAALPKAYLRSLMPPPSQTRR; this is encoded by the exons ATGCTCTCCACCGGCCGCGCGGtgacctcgcccgcgcgcgctgccCAGCACCGGTTCATGGGCGCACCGAGGACGGTGGTGTTCCTCGCCGGCGACCACGGGAAGCGAGCTGCTGCTTCTGTGGCAGCGCGCGCCGCGGGCTCGTCCCACCCCGCTGTCTGCCTCGAGGCGGCCGCGCCATGGAGCATGGACTGTGTCGCGGCGCCGGCGACCGTGTCGCACGAGGAGAGCGCGCGCCAGGTCGTGCTCAAGCAGGCGGCGCTCGCGGCCTCGACCACGCCGAGGAAGGCGCGGCTCGCCGGGCGCGACGCCGGCGTGCTGGACGCGGCCTTCGCGCGCTGCGGCGCGGTGTGCAAGGAGTACGCCAAGACCTTCTACCTGGCCACGCAGCTCATGACGCCGGAGAGACGGCGGGCGATCTGGGCGATATACG TGTGGTGCCGGAGGACGGACGAGCTGGTGGACGGCCCGAACGCGGCGCACACGTCGGCGCTGGCGCTGGACCGCTGGGAGTCGCGCCTCGACGGCGTCTTCGCCGGCCGGCCCTACGACATGCTGGACGCGGCGCTGGCCGACGCCGTGGCCGCCTTCCCGGCCGTCGACGAGCGGCCGTTCCGGGACATGGTCCAGGGCATGCGCATGGACCTCGCCAAGTCCCGCTACGCCACCTTCGACGAGCTCTACCTCTACTGCTACCGCGTGGCCGGCACCGTCGGGCTCATGACCGTCCCCGTCATGGGCGTCTCCCCGGGCTCCCAGGCGGACGTCGAGACGGTGTACGCCGGCGCGCTCGCCCTCGGCGTCGCCAACCAGCTCACCAACATCCTCAGGGACGTCGGCGAGGA TGCGAGGAGGGGCAGGATCTACCTGCCGCAGAACGAGCTGGCCACGGCCGGCATCTCCGAGGCGGACATCTTCGCCGGCCGCGTCACCGACGAGTGGAGGAGCTTCATGAAGGGCCAGATCGCGAGGGCCAGGGCCTACTTCCAGCAGGCCGAGCAAGGCGCCGCCGAGCTCAACCAGGAGAGCCGATGGCCG GTGTGGGCATCTCTGCTTCTGTACCGTCAGATCCTGGACGAGATCGAGGCCAACGGCTACGACAACTTCAGCAAGCGGGCCTATGTTCCCAAGGCCAAGAAGCTGGCGGCGCTGCCCAAAGCTTACCTCAGATCCCTCATGCCCCCTCCTTCGCAGACGCGCCGTTAA
- the LOC119311553 gene encoding protein ELC-like gives MAPSPSPPPPASGAQYAHQFLNTALSQRGPSALPYAEDVKWLIRNHLVALADAFPSLHPKAALFTHNDGRAAHLLQADGTVPIHHAGATYNLPAVIWLPETYPRSPPLVFLSPTRDMLIKPHHPLVDRSGLVANAPYLRSWVFPSSNLLDLVRSLSHLFGLDPPLFTRSVAAPSPTPPPAHPAPPPAAAASPAMRPEAVYAPVPRPYRFPASPQLAARQPPTEDPAEVFKRNAISKLVDTAYAAAAALRTAREAEVDSLFAVQAELRGRGEAVNDGVRRITEEKETLERRLQDVVMATDVIEAWVAENRKGAADDTAEVEGGIQPADVLSRQMLECTATDFALEDTIYALDKAVQEGSVPFDGYLRSVRALAREQFFQRVLCTKVNNAQQQAQVARMAARAPQYAS, from the coding sequence AtggcgccgtccccgtccccgccgccgccggcgagcggAGCGCAGTACGCGCACCAGTTCCTCAACACCGCCCTCTCCCAGCGGGGACCCTCGGCGCTCCCCTACGCGGAGGACGTCAAGTGGCTCATCCGCAACCACCTCGTCGCCCTCGCCGACGCCTTCCCCTCGCTCCACCCCAAGGCGGCCCTCTTCACCCACAACGACGGCCGCGCCGCGCACCTGCTCCAGGCCGACGGCACCGTCCCCATCCACCACGCCGGCGCCACCTACAACCTGCCCGCCGTCATCTGGCTGCCCGAGACCTACCCGCGCTCCCcgcccctcgtcttcctctcccccaccCGCGACATGCTCATCAAGCCCCACCACCCGCTCGTCGACCGCTCCGGCCTCGTCGCCAACGCGCCCTACCTCCGCTCCTGGGTCTTCCCCTCCTCCAACCTCCTCGACCTCGTCAGATCCCTCTCCCACCTCTTCGGCCTCGACCCGCCGCTCTTCACCAGATCCGTCGCAGCCCCGTCTCCCACTCCTCCTCCCGCTCATCCtgctcctcctcccgccgccgccgcctcccccgccaTGCGCCCCGAGGCCGTCTACGCCCCTGTCCCTCGCCCATACAGGTTCCCGGCATCGCCCCAGCTCGCCGCGCGCCAGCCGCCCACAGAGGACCCAGCCGAGGTCTTCAAGCGCAACGCCATCTCCAAGCTCGTCGATACCGCCTATGCTGCCGCTGCCGCTCTGCGCACCGCCCGCGAGGCCGAGGTCGACTCCCTCTTCGCTGTGCAGGCCGAGCTGCGTGGCCGGGGGGAGGCGGTGAACGACGGGGTGCGCAGGATCACGGAGGAGAAGGAGACGCTCGAGCGTCGGCTTCAGGATGTGGTGATGGCCactgacgtcattgaagcctgggttGCCGAGAACCGCAAGGGGGCTGCCGACGACACCGCCGAGGTGGAGGGGGGCATCCAGCCAGCTGACGTGCTGTCCAGGCAGATGCTTGAGTGCACAGCTACTGATTTTGCGCTTGAGGACACCATCTACGCGCTTGACAAGGCTGTTCAGGAAGGATCGGTGCCATTCGATGGCTACCTCAGGAGCGTGCGCGCACTTGCACGGGAGCAGTTCTTCCAGCGTGTCCTCTGCACCAAGGTTAACAATGCGCAACAGCAGGCGCAGGTCGCTAGGATGGCGGCACGGGCACCACAGTACGCCTCCTAG